Proteins from one Hyperolius riggenbachi isolate aHypRig1 chromosome 4, aHypRig1.pri, whole genome shotgun sequence genomic window:
- the LOC137570615 gene encoding uncharacterized protein: protein MDLNLLDSLEACWEVNLQSIFAHKESAISGSGISKELKQLCLELKDIHINYIKVWWNVSSLENYDRQGIYPRGLRVQIFPSWYLNEDGRKLWETGLSKCSHIIVEMLLLHDRELLIQYKQKISDLKTQIGQMGPTDRIEAFMTDLKNELDKIETDIISNKTKKLSRDRLDYSLKRAYLWHHSGNPKGRKAWINNKKPRNIIKKNPTTGQGQAQTNTMSSCVSDSSDAFESDGTSHSAVQRMLATNTFGQAKKSFVKRRRMDKGSPEQTALQTLDS from the exons ATGGATCTTAATCTTCTAGATTCATTAGAAGCATGTTGGGAAGTCAATTTACAAAGCATATTTGCACACAAGGAGAGTGCCATTTCAGGGAGTGGCATCTCCAAAGAGTTGAAACAGCTGTGTCTGGAACTTAAGGATATCCACATCAATTACATCAAAGTATGGTGGAATGTTAGTAGTCTTGAAaattatgacaggcaagggatttATCCCAGGGGCCTACGGGTCCAGATCTTTCCGTCTTGGTATCTTAATGAAGATGGTAGAAAATTGTGGGAGACTGGTTTATCTAAATGTTCCCACATCATTGTGGAGATGCTCTTACTACATGATAGAGAACTGTTGATTCAGTACAAACAGAAGATTAGTGATTTAAAGACACAGATTGGCCAGATGGGCCCCACTGATAGAATTGAAGCCTTTATGACCGATCTCAAAAACGAATTGGATAAGATCGAGACGGATATTATTtccaacaaaaccaaaaaactatCAAGAGATCGGCTAGACTACAGTCTGAAAAGAGCCTATCTGTGGCATCACTCTGGTAACCCTAAGGGTAGAAAAGCATGGATCAACAACAAGAAGCCcagaaatattattaaaaaaaatcccactACTGGACAAGGACAGGCACAGACCAATACTATGTCATCCTGTGTATCAGACTCAAGCGATGCTTTTGAGTCAGATGGAACatctcactctgcagttcagaggatGTTGGCCACAAATACTTTTGGCCAGGCTAAGAAAAGTTTTGTCAAGAGACGTAGAATGGACAAAGGTTCTCCTGAACAAACAGCCCTTCAG ACGCTTGACTCTTAA